TGCTCAGCGCTATCAAAACCCCAGGTTTGTATTTTAGACTCTATCTGGCGTATAAAATTCAAGACCAATTCTGTCGGAGGTTTCAATGCGTATAGCGATTTTCGGAGTTGGGGGCGTTGGCGGATATTTTGGTTGGCGTTTGGCAAAATCAGGTGAGGATGTGATATTTCTCGCGCGGGGCGAGAGTTTAAAGGCTCTGGTCACCAACGGGTTGAAAATGGATACTCCGGACGGCGCCTCTTTGACTCAGCCTGTAAACGTAAGTGGAGATCCCAAGGAGGTGGGACCGGTAGACGTCATTATCGTTGGCGTGAAGGCGTGGCAGGTCCCAGAAGCTGCGGAGGCTATAAAGCCTATGGTAGGGCCTGAAACATTCGCCGTTCCACTGCAAAATGGATTGGAAGCCCCGACCCACTTGTCAAAAGCGATTGGTTCCGAGCATGTTTTTGGGGGCTTGTGCCGAATTGTAGCCCTTAAAGCCGGCCCCGGGCACATCAGGCATGTCGCGCTGGAACCTTACATAGCTTTTGGTGAACTCAATAATCAACCTAGCGAGCGAGGCCGACTTCTTCAGGACGCTTTCACGAAAGCCGGCGTCACTTGCGAGATCCCAGCAAACATTCATGTAGCGATGTGGGAAAAATTTCTGTTCATAGCGTCTTTCAGCGGGGCAGCGGCTGTTACGAGGGCCCCTGCGGGAGTGATAAGAAGCGTTCCGGAAACTCGAAAAATACTCGAAGAAGCCGCCAGTGAGATTATTAAAGTCGCACAGGCAAGGAAGATACCTTTAAGGGATGATCTGATTCAATCCACTATGGCATTCATTGACAACCTCGGATTTGAGTCAACGGCTTCAATGCAGAGGGACATCATGAATGGACTGCCATCGGAACTCTCAGAGCAACTTGGAGCGGTTGTGCGCCTTGGACAAGAAGTGGGAGTTGAAACGCCGATAATTTCGTGTATGTATTCCAGCCTGCTACCGCAGGAACTCCGAGCCAGAGGCAAGATGGAATTCTAAAATGCGGTGCCTGTTCTAGCGATGACTTTGTTTGAGACATCCATCCTAATTGTGGCTTTCCACCCAAGGAGTGACCATGAATGAACCCATTAAAACTACAGTGCTGGGCGAAATTGCCACCGTCATTATTGATCGCCCCAAAGTTTTCAACGCATTTGACCTGGATACCATTTCCATTCTGGCATCTGATCTTATCAACCTTGCGGCGAACGAATCAGTAAAAGGAGTTGTCATTACAGGAGGTGGCAAAGTCTTTTGCGCAGGCGGTGACCTAAAATGGGTTAGAAGTTGGCCTGACGGGCCGGCCGCCGCTCTCCACAATCTTGCGGCCCGTTATCATCAGGCGATCCTGGAAATCAGAAGAATGAAGAAGCCTGTAATTGCCGCTATAAACGGACCGGCGGCAGGTGGCGGATTCTCCCTTGCGCTTGCTTGTGATTTCAGAGTCATGGAACGTTCGGCTATTTTGAGACAGGCGTATACTTCTTCAGGTCTATCTATTGACGGGGCTGGGACATTTAATTTGCCGAGGCTAGTCGGTTTGGCCAAGGCATTGGAAATAGCGGCGTTTGACCGGCCTATTTCATCGGAAAAGGCTCTCGAATGGGGACTAGTGACAAAAGTGGTCGAGGATGGTCTGGCGCTGGAGGAGTCCACGAATATGGCGCACGAATTGGCTCAGAAGTCTCTTCATTCCTTTGGACTGTCCAAACGACTTCTTACTGACTCATTCAACCATTCCCTAGAAGAGCACTTGGAATACGAGAGAGATTTCCTGAGCCTGGCCGGAGACCATCGCGATGGGAGAGAAGGAGTCAGCGCATTTGTAGAGAAAAGAATACCGGTTTTCAACCAAATGTGCCTTATCCGTGCTGATTGAAGTCCTTGTTGTAGCCATTGAGCCGTTTGGTATATCCGTCACTCCCGGGAACTTACATCTTTTTCTCCTGTTGCAATTCGCTCATGCACCTTGCGCAGACACCATGAATCTGAACTTGTCTCGTATCAATCAAGCCCCAATCTTTGGTTGAAACAGGTAGCGTCAAGGAGTCAATCTCGGGCCAATAGAAATCGGTAAGCCTTTTACACTTCACGCATACTAGATGATGGTGTATCTTTGTATTTGGGTCAAAACGAGTTCTGTCTCCACAGAAATAGACTTTTGAAATTAAACCATGCAGTTCAAAAAAAGTTAGAGTCCTATATACCGTGTCCAGAGAAATTGTTGGGAGTCTCAACCTGACACGCTGAAATAATTCCTCGGCGGAGGGATGATCGCCAGCGTCTATCAGTTCCAGAAAAATCTCCAGCCTCTGGGGAGTGACCTTGATCCCAAGATTTCTACAGACTTTTTTAAAGTCTACAACCTTGTCATCTCTTGTGGCTTGTGAAGGCATGACTACCAGGAGATTAGTTTCAATCCGAGAGTTTTTTCCAGAAAATTCATGCGGTATA
This portion of the Desulfomonilaceae bacterium genome encodes:
- a CDS encoding enoyl-CoA hydratase/isomerase family protein, with amino-acid sequence MNEPIKTTVLGEIATVIIDRPKVFNAFDLDTISILASDLINLAANESVKGVVITGGGKVFCAGGDLKWVRSWPDGPAAALHNLAARYHQAILEIRRMKKPVIAAINGPAAGGGFSLALACDFRVMERSAILRQAYTSSGLSIDGAGTFNLPRLVGLAKALEIAAFDRPISSEKALEWGLVTKVVEDGLALEESTNMAHELAQKSLHSFGLSKRLLTDSFNHSLEEHLEYERDFLSLAGDHRDGREGVSAFVEKRIPVFNQMCLIRAD
- a CDS encoding 2-dehydropantoate 2-reductase gives rise to the protein MRIAIFGVGGVGGYFGWRLAKSGEDVIFLARGESLKALVTNGLKMDTPDGASLTQPVNVSGDPKEVGPVDVIIVGVKAWQVPEAAEAIKPMVGPETFAVPLQNGLEAPTHLSKAIGSEHVFGGLCRIVALKAGPGHIRHVALEPYIAFGELNNQPSERGRLLQDAFTKAGVTCEIPANIHVAMWEKFLFIASFSGAAAVTRAPAGVIRSVPETRKILEEAASEIIKVAQARKIPLRDDLIQSTMAFIDNLGFESTASMQRDIMNGLPSELSEQLGAVVRLGQEVGVETPIISCMYSSLLPQELRARGKMEF
- a CDS encoding transcriptional repressor produces the protein MPSQATRDDKVVDFKKVCRNLGIKVTPQRLEIFLELIDAGDHPSAEELFQRVRLRLPTISLDTVYRTLTFFELHGLISKVYFCGDRTRFDPNTKIHHHLVCVKCKRLTDFYWPEIDSLTLPVSTKDWGLIDTRQVQIHGVCARCMSELQQEKKM